Proteins found in one Sulfurimonas sp. genomic segment:
- the sppA gene encoding signal peptide peptidase SppA — protein MNFIKKIFYPIGATLKYIQEHFKAMLFLLILFLIFAPSEDAKLSTVNLQEIKLVGPIFDATDIVQKIDKAADDENIKGVLLDVNSPGGAVAPSIEIAYAIKRLKEIKPVVVYASGTIASGSYYASIWANEIVVNPGSMVGSIGVVMQGADVSELMGKIGVKTQSVQAGKYKKVGTGDRAWKDYEVKELNKVISGTYDMFTKDVADARELDYNKRENYADAHIFTASQAKDVGLVDSLGVKYNAKKRVELLSKVAFPEWSKEDKFDKLMKKLAAETSSSIHTYFPELTLR, from the coding sequence ATGAACTTTATCAAAAAAATATTTTATCCAATCGGTGCAACTTTAAAATATATACAAGAGCATTTCAAAGCGATGCTTTTTTTACTTATTTTATTTTTGATATTTGCACCTTCTGAAGATGCTAAACTAAGTACTGTAAATCTTCAAGAGATCAAACTAGTAGGTCCTATTTTTGATGCAACAGACATAGTTCAAAAAATAGATAAAGCGGCAGATGATGAAAACATTAAAGGTGTACTTTTAGATGTAAACTCTCCAGGCGGTGCAGTAGCTCCATCGATCGAGATAGCATATGCTATAAAACGCTTAAAAGAGATAAAACCTGTTGTTGTATATGCAAGCGGCACTATTGCTAGCGGTAGCTACTATGCAAGTATCTGGGCTAATGAGATTGTTGTAAACCCTGGTAGTATGGTAGGCAGCATCGGTGTAGTTATGCAAGGTGCTGATGTAAGCGAGCTTATGGGTAAAATAGGTGTTAAAACTCAAAGCGTTCAAGCAGGTAAGTATAAAAAAGTTGGTACAGGTGATCGTGCTTGGAAAGACTATGAGGTAAAAGAATTAAATAAAGTGATCAGTGGTACTTACGATATGTTCACAAAAGATGTAGCAGATGCAAGAGAGTTAGACTATAACAAAAGAGAAAATTATGCGGATGCACATATATTTACAGCAAGTCAAGCTAAAGATGTAGGTCTTGTTGATTCACTTGGCGTTAAATACAATGCTAAAAAAAGGGTTGAACTTTTAAGCAAAGTAGCGTTTCCTGAATGGAGTAAAGAAGACAAGTTTGATAAGCTTATGAAAAAACTTGCGGCTGAGACTTCATCTTCTATTCATACATATTTTCCGGAGTTAACTCTTAGATAA
- a CDS encoding UDP-2,3-diacylglucosamine diphosphatase — MSLMKYKSIFVSDLHLGTRFSQAEQFLDFLKDTESDNLYLVGDIIDGWAIKRKFKWEQSHSDVIQKVLRKARKGTNVYLVTGNHDEFLRPFTPLIMGDNLYIENECEYISLSGKKYLITHGDFFDSITMTKKWLAILGDVGYDFVLFINHYLQKIRKIVGVKKYWSLSKYVKDNIKSSVSFITDFEGILSTHAEKKGYNGVICGHIHKAEAKSIGNIEYLNCGDWVESCSCVVENYDGSFEVINWLEIQGK, encoded by the coding sequence ATGTCACTTATGAAATATAAATCAATCTTTGTATCAGATCTCCACTTAGGCACTCGTTTTTCCCAAGCAGAACAATTTTTAGACTTCTTAAAAGATACGGAATCCGACAACCTGTATCTTGTCGGTGATATTATAGACGGTTGGGCTATTAAAAGAAAGTTTAAATGGGAACAGTCTCACTCTGACGTAATTCAAAAGGTACTTAGAAAAGCAAGAAAAGGGACAAATGTATATCTTGTGACTGGTAATCACGATGAGTTTTTAAGACCCTTTACTCCACTTATAATGGGTGATAACCTATACATTGAAAATGAGTGTGAATATATCTCACTCAGTGGAAAAAAGTATCTGATCACTCACGGTGATTTTTTTGATAGTATAACTATGACAAAAAAATGGCTTGCTATTTTAGGAGATGTAGGTTACGACTTTGTTCTTTTTATAAACCATTATCTTCAAAAGATAAGGAAAATAGTTGGTGTTAAGAAGTATTGGTCTCTTTCAAAGTATGTAAAAGACAATATAAAAAGTTCGGTTTCTTTCATAACAGATTTTGAAGGAATCTTGTCTACACATGCTGAAAAAAAAGGTTATAATGGTGTTATATGTGGGCACATCCATAAGGCTGAAGCAAAAAGTATAGGTAATATAGAGTATTTAAATTGTGGTGACTGGGTAGAGTCTTGCAGTTGTGTAGTTGAAAATTATGATGGAAGTTTTGAGGTGATAAATTGGTTGGAGATACAAGGGAAATAG
- a CDS encoding hemerythrin family protein, with protein sequence MKLINLDTLPQVAMEFMNDVHEEDVNIINDLYEFITEYESNPTQEHEKNITNKYQEWFDHTVAHFKREEEKMIELHFPPYPVHKGEHDNALHTMDTIFRDWNSSKDIAALKEYLENQLPEWLVHHIQTMDTVTAMFFKTGLSPCSAH encoded by the coding sequence ATGAAATTAATAAATTTAGATACATTACCTCAAGTTGCTATGGAGTTTATGAACGATGTTCATGAGGAAGATGTAAATATAATAAATGATCTTTATGAATTTATAACTGAATATGAGAGCAATCCAACTCAAGAGCATGAAAAAAATATAACAAATAAATATCAAGAATGGTTTGATCATACTGTTGCACACTTTAAAAGAGAAGAAGAGAAGATGATTGAATTGCATTTTCCACCATACCCTGTACATAAAGGTGAACATGACAATGCACTTCACACTATGGATACTATATTTAGGGACTGGAATTCATCCAAAGATATTGCTGCTTTAAAAGAGTATTTAGAAAATCAGCTACCTGAATGGTTAGTACATCACATACAAACTATGGATACAGTAACAGCAATGTTTTTTAAAACTGGTCTTAGTCCATGTTCTGCACATTAA
- a CDS encoding Crp/Fnr family transcriptional regulator, producing the protein MKKELLKSVDVFVSLSDELLEKVADIATIKHLKKDNMLFYEGDKPNYIYALLSGQLKLYKMGIKDNEIVLHHFTKPCLVAEMTAFEQINFPASAIVMKDDTVVALIKIDEFLNLINENSSFSIGFIRSLTKKIKNLEQTINRNLVFDATLKVCSLLEDNPAIFQALKNKEIAQLLNMAPETISRVLKKLKKIGILDEKNRLLDKDKLSLLDEWKNS; encoded by the coding sequence ATGAAAAAAGAATTATTAAAGTCTGTAGATGTTTTTGTATCTTTAAGTGATGAACTATTGGAAAAAGTAGCTGACATTGCTACGATTAAACATCTAAAAAAAGATAATATGCTTTTTTATGAAGGTGATAAACCAAACTACATATATGCACTGTTATCAGGGCAGCTTAAACTTTATAAAATGGGTATAAAAGATAATGAAATAGTTCTTCATCATTTTACTAAGCCCTGTCTTGTAGCAGAAATGACTGCATTTGAACAAATAAACTTTCCTGCTTCAGCGATAGTTATGAAAGATGATACTGTCGTAGCACTTATTAAGATAGATGAATTTTTAAACCTAATAAACGAAAATAGTAGTTTTTCCATCGGCTTTATCAGATCACTAACTAAAAAAATTAAAAATCTTGAACAGACCATAAATAGAAATCTTGTTTTCGATGCGACTCTAAAAGTATGTTCACTCTTAGAAGATAATCCTGCTATTTTTCAAGCATTAAAAAATAAAGAGATCGCACAGTTGCTTAACATGGCACCAGAGACAATATCACGTGTACTTAAAAAGCTTAAAAAGATTGGTATATTGGATGAAAAAAACAGGTTGCTGGATAAAGATAAACTCTCTTTACTAGATGAATGGAAAAATTCGTAA